TTAGCCCGATGTTTGGCATGATAGATTGGCGTACCAGGGTTATGGCCTTGCGTACTGATGGGCGCCGAAGGATAAGATATGGCAAACGCCTGGTCACCGATTTGAAGCCATCCTGTGTTTGAACTAGAGTCTGGCACGGTTGGATCCGGATATCCGATGCACCAATAGCTGCAGATGTTAGGTAATCAGCAGATACTGGGTGGAATTCCGTAAGAAATTTAGAACAGTCGGCGCGTTCTAAATCGGTCCGTCGGGACGGGACGGATTCGGCCCGAGGACGGGAGGCTGTGCTGGCTTGGACCAGCACTGGACCGTTCTAAAGTGGCTTTCCGTAAGCCATGGTCATGTTGCTCAATAGACCTTTTCTAGAAATAATCGTGTGAATAAATTTATATTCCTTCCCGCTCGGAGTTTGCGTGTGGGATCGTATAAAACATGACGTGTGACTGCGTAACACTTCTACCTTCTGCTCGCCAGCTTTATGTATCAGTTAAATTATCGGTATCATCCAAAGGACTTGGACTCGGACTCGGACGATTTAGTCCTTGACATGTTGatggacgacgacgacgaggacTTGATCCTCTTTGAATTTATACGTCTTTATCTACTGAGATCCAAGAATCGTTCCCGCCGGAGGCCTAAGCATTATCTTACACGACCAGAGCTACTACCCAATCCCAGACTTATTTCGGGATGGCAATCTATTTACACCAGTTGCAAGGACCGCGCATTTATTCATGTTCTAGGTATAGATGTGGCAACctttgattacctcttggcCTCGGGCTTTTGCAAAGCTTGGAACAGCCGACCCATCAAGCGAACCAACACAAACGAAGCCGGAGCAAGTCGCATTGGTGCTTGCTCGCTTGATGCagccggaggcctgggacTTTCACTTCATTACCTTTGCAGCACAATGGGCAAGTCCGCTCTACAGATCATCTTTGCCCTGACGCCCTTGACTGTCTCTTGGTACATCAACTTTGCATTCAAGATACTTCTGAAGGTCTTGTGTGAGCTTCCAGAAGCTCGTATTGAATGGCCAAACGCTGAAACAATGCAAGAAAACTCAAGACTCATCAACGCAAAGCACGCCGACGCTCAGTACCTGGACGGTGCCTTCGGCTTCATGGACGGATTGAATCTACCCGTGACAGCAAGCAGTATTGATATCGAACAGAACGCAAACTACAACGGCTGGTTACATTCACACGTAGTCAGCAATGTGATTGtcttctctcctgatggTAAGCGTTCTGTTTTCACACAATTTATTAAGATTAAAGCTGACAAGGTGCGTTCAATAACTAATAGGTACAATAATGTCTGTTGTTATCAATGCGCCTGGCAGCTGGCACAATTCAAACGTTGCGCAGCCAATTTA
The nucleotide sequence above comes from Rhizoctonia solani chromosome 3, complete sequence. Encoded proteins:
- a CDS encoding DDE superfamily endonuclease — translated: MLMDDDDEDLILFEFIRLYLLRSKNRSRRRPKHYLTRPELLPNPRLISGWQSIYTSCKDRAFIHVLGIDVATFDYLLASGFCKAWNSRPIKRTNTNEAGASRIGACSLDAAGGLGLSLHYLCSTMGKSALQIIFALTPLTVSWYINFAFKILLKVLCELPEARIEWPNAETMQENSRLINAKHADAQYLDGAFGFMDGLNLPVTASSIDIEQNANYNGWLHSHVVSNVIVFSPDGTIMSVVINAPGSWHNSNVAQPIYLFLRDNTPSGFFLLANSAFPKLGTGKAQKIKVPLKLGAWIQGTDKEHRGLQPT